The Solanum pennellii chromosome 7, SPENNV200 DNA segment TGCTTGAGCAAGCATACTCTTGCTGCTCCTCTAATTCCAGTGTCTGGAAGGATGGTCAGCATGTATACCAGCCAAGTAGCAGAGAGAAAACATGCAGAAAATAGATGTTCTGATTTACTCTTCAAGCCATCTGCTAAAGCTTCAAATAGTAATCCGAATTCATAGCTGACCAGAGAAAATGCCATTTTCCTCTCCCAGTCCTCAGCAGCTAACTCTTCTTCCTATAAAAGTTTTTTTACAGAATATAAGGGGATTGAAATTAAGTATTTCACATCTGCTAACATGATTTAGGAATTCTACTGCATCTTTTATAGGAATGAAGCTGACCACTGCTTCTTGACTACTAGACAGATATCCAGTATCATTTTGCGCTGCATTACTATCTGTCCGGTCAAGTCCTGCGCGTTTAACTAGAATCTCCCTAATAAGAGGTTTACCAGAATAGGAAAACCTTCCCTGGAGCGCTAAAAGTGTATCGGCAGCAGCTATTTGAGAGTCAGGATAATCTGAATTTTTGAGACACATAATTAGAACATCTACAGCTTCCTCTCTATAGATGCTCATTTTCCTTGGTTCTGCCTGCAGTTCAAGACAGCTCATGTTATTTGACAAGAGATGCGATTGTTCATGTCCAGATAGATAAAACAAAGAGAACTAGGTTGAGGATGAAATAGATATAAACTAAGACTCGTACAAGCAGATCAAGTTGTAGAAGTAGGCCAGCCACAACAGGACACTGATCAGGGAGAGCTGTCTGTAGGTATATGAGGAGGCTGTGCATTGAGCTATAAGTACCTTCATTCTTAATAATGTGCAACACTTGCTCATTAAATGCCCTTCTGGAGAAATAATACAGTGAGTGAAGACATTTGAACAAGATGAAATTTCATATAGTTAAGAGTTATATACCTGTTTAACTTGACCATTTCAGATAGGAAACGGATAATCTCAAACCTATCTGCATCGTTCGACTCAATGAAGCTCTCTAACAGGTGTGTCAATTCAGCTTTATCAGCTATCATATTCCTGCATCTTCCATCCTGTTGCATGCATCTCAACAGTATAACCACAGCTGATAGTCGTTCTTCGAATAATTCAGCTTCCAAGCTGCATAAAATAGCCTCAATTACTTTTGCCGAGGTCAACCTCTTGACAATTTTGGAAGCTCTTTCATCCTCTATGTTTTTAAGAGCATGTCCAAGAAGAAGCACTGAAGCTGATTTGGGCTTCATAAACATGCTAACCAAGTCTTCCTCACGACTGATGAGAACTTTTAGAAGAGAGTGCAGCAGTTCCATTTCTGCAAGATTTTCAATAAATGGCTTCAATAGATAGATCAGAACAACAGCTTCGAGTAATCCCTTCTGAAAAAGAGCAACAATGCATTCTACATCAGTGTCAACTCTGGTCAGTGTTTGGATGACACTATTATATCTTGATCCCAGCTCGGAGAGGAGAAATATCGCTGCCATCAAAACATCGGGATCAACAGAATTGGAAAGGATCTCTACAAAACCATTGACAACTGGAGGTTTTGAGAGCATGGTCTGAATATCAACCATCTGACCTTCTCTCCAGAACTGCTCAATTTGCAGCACTGCCATTTCAGACTCTCTTAGAATCTCTGATGTACAGAGGTTGGTTATTGCACGACAAAGCTCACTGATGGTTCCATCTAAAGAACCTAGGCCTCGTAAAATAGTACGTGGAGCTGGTTTCTTCACTGGTTGATTTTCAGGCTCGCACCTATGAAGAGGAGCTGAATTTTGGTCCTTTTCCTGCCAGCTTGCAATGAGGCGCTTGAGCACATAATTTGTTTTCGGTAGTTGAATACTATGTAGCTTCTGCCGTGTTATTGGGCAAGTTGCATTTCCCCTCTCCAGCCATTCTTGAATAGCCTTTCTTTCATATGTCTGACCACTTTCAAGAGTCACCGGTTCTTCAAGTACGTGTGTAGTTATGGGGCATACAAAATCCTTTGGTGGTGTATTCTTTCCACTGGATTCCATTAAAGCATCTGGATGGCTGATATAGCGGTAAAGTCATAAATATTATATcccaaaaaaaagtattattctAGCAAGTGCATTATTCATACTAACCAGCTTGATTCTCCGAAAATAGGCTGCTTTTCGTTTAGATATTGCGTGTGCCTTGTGTTGAGCAATGACATTCTTTTGTTCATATCCTAAAAGACACAATGATCACTTTAATAACTAGAACAATCTGTATAGGTTTATCAGTCTTCAGGCTATTCTGattcattgttattatcaatcGGTTACCTCATATTCGGCCTTGGGTTCATTGGAACAAAGATCGTTGGAATCATCACTCGAACAAGACTCATGTTCCAAATCAAAATTGGATGGCtttgattttattgatgatctTTGACTTGTAAGAGCTTTCAGGGAAACTCTCTGAGGATAAAAAGACAGAAACTTGGAAAACTCTTTGCTACTTCTATTCAATTTCATCACTGATTTGTCTCTTTCAACAGAATCAGTCCATATTGGCTGCACCAAGAAGTGTGCAACAATAATCAGCCATAGAAAACAAAGGTAAAAATCAAAGCAGTTAACCATTGTCATAAGATAATGTAAACAacagagtaaaaaaaaaaattaaggtagAATTCTGAATAATAGTAAAGCATTACTTTATACCGTCGATTTTTCAATCCATAATcttgatttatcatctcttcaTCTTTGCTAAACTCAAAACAGTCACTCTTTTGTGCAATTACAGTTGGCGGATCAATAAACTTGTCTTGACTTTTGGCTAGCAAAACGTCGTTGAAATATGTAGCAAAAACCTTACAGTTCTCATCAAGAATTTCCTCGTACTCGTTCTCCAAACTTTCAACTGAGAGGCTTGCTCTCTGCTCATAGTTGACAAAGATTTGGTAGGTTCCGAAAGCAATGGCATAATTGTTGACCTTTGGTGATTGTACCAGTGAAGAATAGGAACAAAATGAATGAGAAACAATTGTTCAAAAACAAGAGGTGCAATTTCCACTCTTGCAATGAAAGGATCAGTGTAAAACACATGAAGAAGACTAAGAGCAGCATCTACGGGCTTATGCAGAAGAGTATAAACGAGAGATaacaaaaaggaagaaaatgtgTTTTCAGAGTATTCTAATGAAACAAGGATATTTTCAGCAGCTAGTTTGAGAGAGGAGTAATTGGAAGTAGAAGCTGCATTTTCTATAGTTTCAATTACAACACATTGATCAGCAGATTGATGAAAGAGTGAGAATAGACGGTGACGGACCTCAGAATGCGCAAGGATTTCAGATAAGAACACGCTGGTGTGGCGGAGAATGCTCTCTGTCATTGTGTAACGAAAATGATTGAACAAAAGTTTTTGGTGATGATCAAAATGATAGCTATAGTCTTTTTGACTTTGTGTGAGTTGGAGAGAAAAATACATGTAAGGACGGCTATTTTAACTTACTTTGCCAAATGACATATGCTACAATAACTATGTAATCAAAGTCAAGTGAGAAAAACATGTTTTTGCCGTATAGCCGGCACTACGTTTCTATTGAAAGATACTACtaccatattttcttttctacacCATATTTTGTGGACTTTcttgtttctattttttattttatgactaAGGCATACATAACTACACATTTAAATTATGGCAAAATGATCTATTATTGAGCAAAATTATATGGGGTAGTATGCTCCCTAACTTACATTTTTTGTACAAATTTCATATAAGATGTGAGATATGTGAGGGCATTCGTCACTTTTCCTAAGTGAATCCCATTTATTTTTAGTCGTTTATATATTGTTGGGTTTGGCAAAGTGTGaatgagaaaaagagaagagaaaaattgaaaaatgagggAACcaatttggagggaaaatgaaaagtcatttgcaaagagCAAATGacaagtcatttctcccatatcggtaaaagaagggaaatttgttgtccttatattaggaaacacttacttcttaaagagctaagaagaaggtgccccctcgcgccgtcttCATCGCTCGACTTTGGCTTTGattatttattgataattttttggacaaataatcaattttttcggcttcggcttcgttGTCTTCGCGTGTAACGGTAACGTTCCCAAAAGTCAttactctttccgaaaagtcgttactttctgACAAGTCTTTACTCTTCTAAAAAGACACAAGGGTCTGGAAAAAATGGGTCTTAACAAACTTTTCCGAACAGACGCGTCCCTTGCTGAAAAATGGCTATAAATAAGAGATTTTTTTCCAGTTTTCGAACACTGAAATTTTTTTCTACTCTCTGCATACATTTTCTCTCATAAACAAATTTGTTGATCAACTGTGTCAGTGTGTGATTTGTTGTTGTTCATCTGTTCGCTGAAGTTttagaagtttgaggtaccactacttTTTTAACAGGATTAATCTGTTTTATTTCGGGAGAAATTAATCCGTAACCTCGAATaaagtgaggggattaaatttcttaaggagactCAATAGCTTCTATTGACtcggattattttatttttttgtctatttcttcatctttttgtttctgttttgaCTAACCTTAATACAGGTgttaacaatcttaagaaatttaataagtttctgtatttgaggtttctggagattaaaacctttaggGTTTTCTACTctgtttgaatttttaaaattcattcgattaacgattaaaagaacataaaaactttattgttaaatcataaataatttgtgtaaagatttattctttattattagtattttacaTACTAAAGTTATCTGTCATATGTGACagaaaaaatgactaattcagTGAAGTAAATGCTTGAGCAGTGAGTGCTGCAACAACATCGGTTGGATACAATCGCTCAACTGCTGCCTTAGCGccggctgagaaacctgcaaagttttctggagtcgacttCAAGAGATGGCAGCAtaagatgttcttctatctcactacgttgagtctgcagaggttcattaatgagaatgttcctaGTATGTCGGATGATACTCCGCCTGAAGAACGATTCGAACGATTCTTGATAACAaaagcatggacacactcagatgttttgtgtaaaaattatattctgagTGAcctgcaagatgatctgtacaGTGTCTACAACAATGTCAaaacctcaaaaaaaaaaactctgagatgctttagaaaagaagtacaaaataGAGGATGCCGGAATGAAGAAGCTCATTGTGGTaaaatttctggactataaaatgatagacagtaagaccGTTGTCACCCAAGTTCATTAACTGCAGGTCATAATCCAAGATCTCAttgctgaaggtataaatttatttaatgcctatgttagaaatattaagtttttccTTAATACTTACATAATCTTTAATGTAGGATATAATTGTGAATGATGTCTCAAGTGTCTGTCATTATTGAGAAGTTACCTCTGTTGTGAAAGGACTTTAAAAACTATTTGAAACATAATCGCAAAGAGATctgcagaaaagaggtcacgtggtaaCTCAGCAGTATCTAGagtaaatattgttgaagaagatcccacaaaattttcacttaaagaaaagaatgaaaacatctggtccaaaaagaaatcctcctaagaagaaattcaatggaagtTTCTTCAATAGTGGTAAACGTGGTCATAGGGCTAATGAATGTCGGGGTCCTAtaaaggacaagaaaaagaaggatcaaacaaacttggctgaatccaaaagagaaatggacgatctctgtgcaatgcttCCAGAATGTAACTttgttggaaatccaagagaatggtggatagattctaGTGCCTCATGCCATttttgtgccaacaaagaattattttcatcatatactccaaCACCTACAGATGAGAAGTTGTTTATGGTAAACTCCGttgttgcaaaggtggaaggaactgacaaggtcctattaaagatgacatcaggcaaaGTGGTGACTTTGAACAGGGTCTCGTATGTTTcgaaattgagaaagaatttagtttctattCTAGTTCTGACTAAGAATGGATTCAAATGTATATTTctttctgataaagtagtagcAAGTAAGAATGctatgtatgtaggaaaaggctgCCTCAGTGATGACCTTTTCAAAttcaatgtaattgcagttgatatgaataaagattatgcttcttcttacttgcttgcGTCTAAAtatttatggcatgaacgtttgggacacgTTAACAACAAAACCTtacaaaaactgattaacttaaatgTTTTGCCAAATTTTGAGCGCAATAAATCAAATGTCAAATTTgcgttgaatctaagtatgctaagcattctTACAAatttgttgaaaggaattcaaatcctttagaacTGATTCACACTGAcatttgtgacatgaagtcaacaccatcacgtggtggaaaaaagtatttcataacttttattgaagATTGCattagatattgttatgtctatttagtaaatggtaaggatgaagcaatcaatgcatttaggcaatatgaaattgaagttgaaaatcagtaggatagaaatatcaaaatgatcagaagtgatagaggcggAGAATACGAATCTTCATTTgcaatatgtttagaaaatggacTAATCCATCAAACTAATGCTTCGTACACTCATCAATCTAATGGGATTGTAGAAAGgaaaaatcaaactttaaaagaaatgattaa contains these protein-coding regions:
- the LOC107025502 gene encoding putative E3 ubiquitin-protein ligase LIN-1 isoform X1 yields the protein MINQDYGLKNRRYKPIWTDSVERDKSVMKLNRSSKEFSKFLSFYPQRVSLKALTSQRSSIKSKPSNFDLEHESCSSDDSNDLCSNEPKAEYEDMNKRMSLLNTRHTQYLNEKQPIFGESSCHPDALMESSGKNTPPKDFVCPITTHVLEEPVTLESGQTYERKAIQEWLERGNATCPITRQKLHSIQLPKTNYVLKRLIASWQEKDQNSAPLHRCEPENQPVKKPAPRTILRGLGSLDGTISELCRAITNLCTSEILRESEMAVLQIEQFWREGQMVDIQTMLSKPPVVNGFVEILSNSVDPDVLMAAIFLLSELGSRYNSVIQTLTRVDTDVECIVALFQKGLLEAVVLIYLLKPFIENLAEMELLHSLLKVLISREEDLVSMFMKPKSASVLLLGHALKNIEDERASKIVKRLTSAKVIEAILCSLEAELFEERLSAVVILLRCMQQDGRCRNMIADKAELTHLLESFIESNDADRFEIIRFLSEMVKLNRRAFNEQVLHIIKNEGTYSSMHSLLIYLQTALPDQCPVVAGLLLQLDLLAEPRKMSIYREEAVDVLIMCLKNSDYPDSQIAAADTLLALQGRFSYSGKPLIREILVKRAGLDRTDSNAAQNDTGYLSSSQEAVEEELAAEDWERKMAFSLVSYEFGLLFEALADGLKSKSEHLFSACFLSATWLVYMLTILPDTGIRGAARVCLLKQFVSIFKSSRDTENKALCLLALRSFISEPEGLHDLTIHVKDILKSLRELKKSSTLAVEVFNLFSEERESSADMWTHKEIALEDCSVTGEVSSIVCVRNKVFSSHTDGTIKVWTVKAKSLHLIQEIRDHLKAVTSLVVLQSGEKLYSGSLDRTVRVWSIQDEGIECEEVHEMKDHVNNLLVSNSLSCFIPQGAGIKVHSWNGATKLLNQQKYAKCLTLVKGKLYCGCADNSIQDIDLPTGTINSIQSGSRKLLGKSSPIYAIQVHDGQLFSAATSLDGAVVKIWNTSSYSMVGSLQSTIDVRTMAVSSELIYLGGKGGIVEAWCKKKHNRVETLQTGINGKVVSMALDTNEETLVIGTSDGRIQVWRLS
- the LOC107025502 gene encoding putative E3 ubiquitin-protein ligase LIN-1 isoform X2 translates to MINQDYGLKNRRYKPIWTDSVERDKSVMKLNRSSKEFSKFLSFYPQRVSLKALTSQRSSIKSKPSNFDLEHESCSSDDSNDLCSNEPKAEYEDMNKRMSLLNTRHTQYLNEKQPIFGESSCHPDALMESSGKNTPPKDFVCPITTHVLEEPVTLESGQTYERKAIQEWLERGNATCPITRQKLHSIQLPKTNYVLKRLIASWQEKDQNSAPLHRCEPENQPVKKPAPRTILRGLGSLDGTISELCRAITNLCTSEILRESEMAVLQIEQFWREGQMVDIQTMLSKPPVVNGFVEILSNSVDPDVLMAAIFLLSELGSRYNSVIQTLTRVDTDVECIVALFQKGLLEAVVLIYLLKPFIENLAEMELLHSLLKVLISREEDLVSMFMKPKSASVLLLGHALKNIEDERASKIVKRLTSAKVIEAILCSLEAELFEERLSAVVILLRCMQQDGRCRNMIADKAELTHLLESFIESNDADRFEIIRFLSEMVKLNRAFNEQVLHIIKNEGTYSSMHSLLIYLQTALPDQCPVVAGLLLQLDLLAEPRKMSIYREEAVDVLIMCLKNSDYPDSQIAAADTLLALQGRFSYSGKPLIREILVKRAGLDRTDSNAAQNDTGYLSSSQEAVEEELAAEDWERKMAFSLVSYEFGLLFEALADGLKSKSEHLFSACFLSATWLVYMLTILPDTGIRGAARVCLLKQFVSIFKSSRDTENKALCLLALRSFISEPEGLHDLTIHVKDILKSLRELKKSSTLAVEVFNLFSEERESSADMWTHKEIALEDCSVTGEVSSIVCVRNKVFSSHTDGTIKVWTVKAKSLHLIQEIRDHLKAVTSLVVLQSGEKLYSGSLDRTVRVWSIQDEGIECEEVHEMKDHVNNLLVSNSLSCFIPQGAGIKVHSWNGATKLLNQQKYAKCLTLVKGKLYCGCADNSIQDIDLPTGTINSIQSGSRKLLGKSSPIYAIQVHDGQLFSAATSLDGAVVKIWNTSSYSMVGSLQSTIDVRTMAVSSELIYLGGKGGIVEAWCKKKHNRVETLQTGINGKVVSMALDTNEETLVIGTSDGRIQVWRLS
- the LOC107025502 gene encoding putative E3 ubiquitin-protein ligase LIN-1 isoform X3, producing MKLNRSSKEFSKFLSFYPQRVSLKALTSQRSSIKSKPSNFDLEHESCSSDDSNDLCSNEPKAEYEDMNKRMSLLNTRHTQYLNEKQPIFGESSCHPDALMESSGKNTPPKDFVCPITTHVLEEPVTLESGQTYERKAIQEWLERGNATCPITRQKLHSIQLPKTNYVLKRLIASWQEKDQNSAPLHRCEPENQPVKKPAPRTILRGLGSLDGTISELCRAITNLCTSEILRESEMAVLQIEQFWREGQMVDIQTMLSKPPVVNGFVEILSNSVDPDVLMAAIFLLSELGSRYNSVIQTLTRVDTDVECIVALFQKGLLEAVVLIYLLKPFIENLAEMELLHSLLKVLISREEDLVSMFMKPKSASVLLLGHALKNIEDERASKIVKRLTSAKVIEAILCSLEAELFEERLSAVVILLRCMQQDGRCRNMIADKAELTHLLESFIESNDADRFEIIRFLSEMVKLNRRAFNEQVLHIIKNEGTYSSMHSLLIYLQTALPDQCPVVAGLLLQLDLLAEPRKMSIYREEAVDVLIMCLKNSDYPDSQIAAADTLLALQGRFSYSGKPLIREILVKRAGLDRTDSNAAQNDTGYLSSSQEAVEEELAAEDWERKMAFSLVSYEFGLLFEALADGLKSKSEHLFSACFLSATWLVYMLTILPDTGIRGAARVCLLKQFVSIFKSSRDTENKALCLLALRSFISEPEGLHDLTIHVKDILKSLRELKKSSTLAVEVFNLFSEERESSADMWTHKEIALEDCSVTGEVSSIVCVRNKVFSSHTDGTIKVWTVKAKSLHLIQEIRDHLKAVTSLVVLQSGEKLYSGSLDRTVRVWSIQDEGIECEEVHEMKDHVNNLLVSNSLSCFIPQGAGIKVHSWNGATKLLNQQKYAKCLTLVKGKLYCGCADNSIQDIDLPTGTINSIQSGSRKLLGKSSPIYAIQVHDGQLFSAATSLDGAVVKIWNTSSYSMVGSLQSTIDVRTMAVSSELIYLGGKGGIVEAWCKKKHNRVETLQTGINGKVVSMALDTNEETLVIGTSDGRIQVWRLS
- the LOC114077896 gene encoding uncharacterized protein LOC114077896; the encoded protein is MYFSLQLTQSQKDYSYHFDHHQKLLFNHFRYTMTESILRHTSVFLSEILAHSEVRHRLFSLFHQSADQCVVIETIENAASTSNYSSLKLAAENILVSLEYSENTFSSFLLSLVYTLLHKPVDAALSLLHVFYTDPFIARVEIAPLVFEQLFLIHFVPILHWYNHQRSTIMPLLSEPTKSLSTMSREQASQLKVWRTSTRKFLMRTVRFLLHISTTFC